One window of the Paenibacillus beijingensis genome contains the following:
- a CDS encoding toprim domain-containing protein has translation MEAAIIVEGKNDRSRLRLVLGEEIAIYCTYGTPGTQQLETLRKQVGDRQVYVFTDNDSSGKRIRGILRDLFPDAEHIYTRKGYPGVEKTPPEYLIEQLEKAGLEQYVRYPEPDSAIRWTKEDQI, from the coding sequence ATGGAGGCGGCCATCATTGTGGAGGGTAAAAACGATCGCAGCCGGCTGAGGCTCGTACTGGGTGAGGAGATTGCGATTTATTGCACGTATGGTACGCCCGGCACACAGCAGCTCGAAACGCTGCGCAAGCAGGTGGGCGACCGGCAGGTGTATGTTTTTACCGACAACGATTCATCGGGCAAGCGTATCCGCGGCATATTGCGCGATCTGTTCCCGGACGCCGAGCATATTTATACCCGCAAAGGCTATCCCGGCGTCGAGAAAACGCCGCCCGAATATTTGATCGAGCAGCTTGAAAAGGCGGGGCTGGAGCAATATGTACGTTATCCCGAGCCGGATTCGGCCATCCGCTGGACGAAGGAAGATCAAATTTGA